In Dehalococcoidales bacterium, the sequence GTGATATAGCTGATTTCCTGGACGCGGTTCTCTCCCCTGCCCTCTCCCTGCATCAGCTGGAGATAATCAACTATGACAAGGTCAATGCCACGCTCATAATAGAGACGCCGGGCCTTGCTGCGCATCTCCATTACCCGGAGCATCGGGGAATCGTCGATGTATATCGGTGCCTCGGAGAGAACGCCGATAGCGTTGAACAATTTTCTCTCGTCCGCCTCCAACTGGTGCTCAAAACGCAACTTCCTGAGATTGATGCCGGACTCGCTGGCCACCAGGCGCTGGGCCAGCGCCTCATTTGCCATTTCCAGGCTGAAGAGTGCCACGCAGGCGCCCTGTTCTACGGCGGCATTTCGGGCGACGTTCAACGCCAGGCTGGTCTTACCCATGCTGGGTCTGCCGGCGATTACGACAAGGTCGGAGCGCTGAAAGCCATCGAGGAACTCGTCCAGACCACGAAAGCTGGACATTATCTGAGCAAGTGGCTGCCGGACATCGTCGTCCGGTTGGGGTGGGGGTTCGAGGTACTTCTCCAGCACCTGTTTGATGTGGACGAAGTCGGTGGAGCCCCGGGCGCTGCGGAGCTTGTACAGGGCATCCTCGGCTCGGCTCAGGGCGGCATTGATATCCGGGTCTGCCTGGTAGCCGATATCCGAGATACTGTCTGCGGCGGTAATTAATTGCCGCATTATCGACAGCCGGTAGACAATCCGGGCGTAGTGCTCGATGTCCAGTGAAGTAGGGACGATAGATATCAGGTGGGAGAGATAGGCAACACCACCGATAGACTCCAGCTTCCCGAGCCGCTCCAACTCCTGGGCTACGGTTATCTGGTTAATGGCTTCGTTGCGTTCATAGAGCGAGATGCAGGCCTGGTAGACGAGCCGGTTCTGCTCGCTATAGAAGTCGCCAGGTCGCAGCAGGACGGCTGTCTCGTAGATAGCTTTTCCATCTATCAGCAGCGAGCCACCTACCGCCTCTTCAGCGCTAATATCATGTGGGGGCAGTCTGTCATTGTTCACCCCGCACTCTCCTTCCGCCGGAACGGTGGACGATGGTCGGATTTCCAGCAGGGTCCTTGTTCCGCATCTGCTGAAGACCGGTTCAGGACTCCTCGTCAACGACTGTCAGTATTATCGTGGGTACTATTTCCCTGGCCAGCCTTATGGGCACTTCATAGCTCCCCAGTTGGCGGATGGGGTTCTCCAGTTCGATTTTCCGCTTGTCGATAACACAGTTGGTGGCCTTTTCAATCTCGGTAGCGATATCAGCCGGCGTCACCGAACCATAAAGGCGGTCTTTCACCCCGGACCGGGCTTTGAGGGTAATCTCCTGGCCGTTTATCAGACCGGCCAGTTCGAGCATTTCCGATTCGGTCTGGGCGGTAATACGGGCACTTGCCTTTATCCGCGCCTCGATGACGTTCATCATCTTGGGGTCTGCCCGTGCCGCGAGCTGCTTTGGTATCAGGTAGTTTCTCGCGTAGCCATCAGCTACGTCTTTTATGTCACCGCCCCTGGCGACATTATGTACATCCTGCAGGAAAACAACTTTCATATCTACTCTCTTTCTCAGTGATGATGGTGCAATTATACTTCATCCCACGCAGAGGGGGTCAAGGCTTTTTTTACTGTTCCGTGAGATACTTTTCGGCGTAGATTGCGGCGGTAGCACCGTCCCCGGCAGCCGCTATCGCCTGTCGGGCGGAGTTGTGGCGAATGTCGCCGGCGGCCAGAATACCGGGTATGCCGGTCTCCATCTTTTCGTTGGTGATGATATGGCCGATATCATCCAGGGGCAGAATCCCCTTGAGGTAGTCCGTGTCCGGTTGGAAGCCGATGGATACAAAGACCCCGGTTACGCCCAGCATGGACTGTTCGCCGGTCTTTACATTACGCACAGCCGCTCCCTCGACGAAATCATTACCTTCAATCCGCTCGACAACGCTGTCCCACCTGAATTCAATCATGGGCTCCGCAAAGGCCCTCTCCTGGAGAATACGACTGGCACGCAACTGGTCACGGCGATGAATCACGGTTACGCCGGAGGCGAACTTGGCGAGGTGCAGGGCTTCAGTGATGGCGGCATCACCGCCACCGATTACAGCCACCGGCTGTTCCCGAAAGAAGGAGGCATCACAGGTGGCGCAGTAAGACACGCCTTTGCCGATGAATTCCTTTTCGCCGCTGACACCCAGTTCCTGTCTTCTTGAACCGCCGGCGATGATTAACGCCCGGGCAGTGAAGTCGCCCTCGGTGGTCCTGACCAGTTTCCGGTCTTCCTGTAGTTCGAGCCCGCAGACCTCGACGTAAAGCATTTCCAGTCCGAACCTGGCCGCCTGCCGGTTGAGCAACTCCCCGAGTTCGGAACCTGAGACACCGTCCGGGAATCCGGGGAAGTTCTCCACCTGCTCGGCATTGATAATCTGGCCGCCTACCAGTGCCTTTTCCATGAGCAGGCTGCGGAGCCTGGCACGCGAGGTGTAGAGTCCGGCGGTCAGGCCTGCAGGGCCACCACCGATAATGACAATCTCGTAGATGTTGTCTCCATCCGATGTCATGTCCCAATCTCCATTTCAGCTTCAACGGCGTCAATCATCCGGCGAATATCAAACTGCCCGGCAATCCTGAGACGACCGTTGATGAGTAGCAGAGGTACGGACAGGCTTCTCTCCCGGATTGCCCCCCGCCATTCGTTTACCTGCCGGTCATCAGTACCGCTCGCGAGGTCGAGGTACTCCAGACGGGCTTCGTTACCAAACCTGTCCTTAATCTGCCGTGCGGCCAGGGCGACGGCATCCGGTGAAGACCAGTCCGTTCCACAACCGGCGTCGCAGTCCCTGCGGCTGCTTTCATTTATGATGCTGATTGTGACAGTTGCTTCTGTCAATAACGGCACCCCTGTTCCCGCTGGCTACGTGTGGCGTCCGCTTGCTACTCCGATGCAGCAAGCTGGCTCTGTTGGTCCTTTATTATCTGGCATACGGCACTATCAACGCTTTGCTTGGCGAGACCGATGGCGTTCCTTATAGCCTTGGCATGGCTCCGTCCGTGAGCTATGATAACGTTACCATCCACCCCGAGGAGGCAGGCCCCCCCGGATTCCCGATAATCTATCCGCCTGACCAGGGAGCCGAGGCCGGTATCAAAGATTTGATGGCGCGACTGCATGTGACGGGCGTTGGCGAATACCTGGCCAACGTTGCGCAGCTGAAGGAAGGTATCACCCAGCCCTTCGAGAGCCTTGAGGACAATATTGCCGGTAAAGCCGTCGGTCACGATTACATCGGCCCCTCCTCGTACGAGCCCGTGCCCCTCGATATTACCCACGAAGTTGAGGTCTGTTTCCTTGAGGAGGGTATGGGTCTCCTGCATCAGGTGGTTTCCCTTGCCCTCTTCCTCCCCATTATTGAGCAGGCCGACGCGGGGAGAGGGGACACCGAGCACTTCCCTGGAATAGATGGAGCCCAGCCGGGCGAACTGGACAAGGTATTTCGGCCGGCAGTTGGCATTAGCGCCGGAGTCAATAAGCAGGACGGGGGCGGTGACGTTGATATTGATAATGCTGGCAATAGCGGGACGTTCGATGCCTTTAATCCTGCCAAGGACGAGAAGCGCCGAGTAGAGCACTGCACCGGTGTTACCGGCGGACACAAACGCCGCTGCCTTTCCCGTCTTTACCAGATTGATGCCCATCATGATTGAGGAGTCCGGCTTGTTGTTAACCGCCTCTATCGGCGACTCGTTGTCATCAATGGTCTGAGTGGCATCAACGATGGTCATGTCCAGCTTCTTGAGGTAGCGGCCGGTCTGTACGTGAAGCAGGTCTTTTCTGCCCACGAGGGCAATCCCTATGTCATAGTCCTGGGCAGCTTTGACAGCTCCCTTTACTACCTCGTGGGGGGCATATTCTCCGCCGGCGGCGTCAACAGCTATAATCATTTGTTACCTCAAGCGGCTATTCCGTAGCCGCCACTCTATGCGGCTATTCTGTAGCCGCCACTCGCTCCCACATATCGCAACGCCCGCCCCAATGGGCGAGAGCCTTGCCATTAAGGGAAAGCCGGGCAATCTCACAGTTATTCGGACAGGCTTTGCATTCGAATGTGGAGGTGCTGTACTTCACCTCACTCTGGTCAAATCCCTTGAAATGGCTGCTGCTATCCCCGGTGGCCATCTCCTCGTGTACCAGCAAGGCAGCGCCAATAGCTCCCATAATCTCATGGTGGGGTGGGACAATAATTTCCATACCGAGTTCTTCCCGGAGAGCCCTGATTATCGACTGGTTGAAGGCGACCCCGCCCTGGAACATGATTGGCGTTTGGATGTCTTTGCCCAGCCCCACATTGCTGAGGTAGTTGCGCACCAGAGCCTGGCAGAGACCGTAGAGGATATCTTCAACCCGGTGCCCCATCTGCTGCTTGTGCACCATGTCCGATTCCGCAAAGACGGTGCAGCGTCCGGCGATGCGCACCGGGGCACTGCTCGCCAGCGCTCGCTGGCTGAGTTCTTCGATGCTCATATCGAGGCGCAGCGCCTGGTGGTCAAGGAAGCTGCCGGTGCCGGCGGCGCAGACGGTATTCATGGCAAAGTCAGTGACTATACCGTCGCGGACGATGGTTATCTTACTATCCTGCCCCCCGATTTCCATGATGGTCCGGACGTCGGGGAAGTAATGCAGGGCGGCCACTGCGTGGGCCGTAATCTCGTTCTTGACCAGGTCCGCACCAACGATTACGCCGGCGAGGTAGCGGGCACTCCCGGTTGTGGCCACACCGCAGATGTCGCAGTCTGCGGGAAGCTGTTTCCTGATTTCCCGCAGTCCTTCCTGTATCATATCAATCGGCCTGCCCTGGGTCAGGAGATAGACGTGGTTAACCAGCTCGTCGTGCCCATCGAGGACGGCAAGTTTGGTGGTTACCGAACCAACATCAATCCCGAGGTAGGTTTGCATCACCACTCCCTTTAGCGCCCGCTCTCTTGAGCGGCCACTCCCTGGGGTCTGCCACTGTGTGCGCGGCGCTTCCTTATCAGCAGGTCAACGAAGGCTTCCAGCCTGGTCAGTACTCCTGCCTTGGCTATCTGCTCATCGCAGAGTATCGTCAGCACCGGGATCTTCTCCCTGGTTGAAGGCATGATATTCTGGGCTATGATTTCGGGCATACAGGTGAAGGGCGCCAGGTGCACTATGCCATCGTATTCTTTAGCATGAAGCACCTTTTCACCGACTGATTCCCAGCCATCGCCACCGATATCTCGCTTCAGATAGGGGCGGGCTGCTTTGTGAATCCGGTTCTTTTCGTTGATGCCGAATGGGTTGAGGAAGAAGCTGAACTTGGTCCATTCGGAAACGAAGGTTGACCGTCTTACCTCCACACCCAGTCGGCCCAGCTCTTGCTCGATGTCAAAGCTGGAGAACGGCTCCAGCAGTACATAGAACTCGCCGGTAATGCCTACTATCAGCGGCTGTGCCTGCTCGTCCCTGGGTACCCGCTCCAGCCGGTTAATATAGTCCACCTCTACCCTCTTCAGGGTATCATAATCATCGGCCTTGTCAATAGCGCTGATTGCATGGGAGTACAATTGATTGGCGGTACCCTTGACCAGTTCCACAGGCCGTACCTTCTGCACCACGCGTTCTACGCGGTCCACGCTGGCAAGTTTGGACAAACCGAAGCGGATGGCGGATATAATCCGGTGCCACGGAGCATCACCGGAGACTTTTCGGATGATACTCATCAAACCGAGGAACTTCTGCTCCGATACACCTATCTGGATGACTTCGGTATCATATCCCAGATTGTGGAGCACCTGCTCCTGGACTTTGCCGTAGTATCCGAGGCGACAGATGCCATCGCCACCAGGTATCAGCAGGGTATCAGCCCCCTTGTCGGCGGCTTCAATCAGGTTGCCCAGGGTCATTTTGAAGGGAATGCAGAGGCCCTCCGGGGAGTATCTGGCACCTAGCGACAGAGTGCGCTGTGTATTGGTAGGCGGCATAATAAATTCGACACCCAGCTTCTTGAAGATAGCCTTGAAGGGAATGAATATATTGCCCATGTGGGGCGTACTTACACGCATAGGGCCACCCGTCTCCTCTTCCTGCGGTGAATCATATCAAGAAACGCTTCCAGTCGCGTAATCACACCGGTCTCGGAAGTATGCTCTTCAAGGGTGATGCACATGAAGGCAGTGGTCTGCTGATTTCCCGCCTCACGGCGCAGTATCTCCATCATCAGCGAATCGGGCCCGCAGCCAAATGCCATGATACCGATAACGCCATCAACCTCATTCCGAAGATAGTGTCCCCCGGCACCGACGACGTCTTCTTCGTACGTCCAGTATGCCCTGCCCACCAGTCTGGCTACGGCCGCTTCGCGTTCGTGTTCGGTAAGCATCTCCGGGGTGAGTACCCTGGCACCATACTGTTCCAGCCGTTGGATAAGCTCGTAGTTGACATGCTCATCATAGAGGAGGTAGGCGTGTCCGATGACGGCGATGGTCGCTGACGGTGTGGCCGGGGCGATTGATGGCTCGTCCGGCTTTCTCCGGGGAATACCCGTGATGTCATCAATTGTCTGGAGCGGTGTCAGTCTGCTTTCGGACATCAGTCCCCGGTAGCTGATAAGGGTCTCCATGGCAGCCATGGCCGCTTCCCTGACCCTGAGCGGATTCCAGCTAAAGTGCCGGCCCAGCCCGTAGACAGACTGGTAGAGATAGCGCTTCCCCCGGTTAACGTCAATCTCTATCTCCAGTATTGGCGGAGACTCGGGGACAACCGCCCTGGTCATATCAGGCAGTCCCAGGAACTTGGCGCAGTTGTATGTCCTGCTTTTAAGGCTGCGAATCGCCGGGATGAAGATGTAATCGCACTTATCTACCAGAGACAGGACATGGCCGACGAAGACCTTGACCGGCAGGCAGGTATCGGCAACGACTCGTGCAGTACCTTTGGCCAGCGTGGTACGGCTGGTTGGCCCGGAAGTGACTACTTCCGCCCCCAGGTGCTCGAAGAAGGTCTTCCACATGGGGTAGTACTGGTAGTAGAGAAGTGCCCGGGGAATGCCGATGGTAGTCATTTCGCTCTCTCGAACTCCTCTTTCAGGGCGGCCAGTTTTTCCGGACGGGTGAGGAGGTCGATTACTGTCATTGCCATCGTCTTGGCGGCATCACACAGTCCATCGATAGCTTCTTCAGTGGCAGCGGCCGCAGCAAACTCAGGGGAGTGCAGCAGTACCTTTCGGGGTGCAATGGCGATTGTGGCGTGGATTGACGGTGCGACCTGGCTGACATTACCCATATCGGTACTGCCGAAGGCACCGCTGCGGTCGACCAGTTGCACCTGCCGCCCGAGGCGCTCCATGTTGCCGGCAAATAGTCCGGCGAGAATCATATTATTGCGCATCGGGGCGTAGCGCACGTCATCCCATGTGTATTCCAGCCGGGCACCGGTGGTGGCGGCAGCCCCCTGAAAGCAGCTAAGTACCTTCTCCTGTAATTCATTGAGGTAGCTGTCTTGCTCAGCGCGGACCATGAACTTGCCGGCGCTGTAATCAGGGACAATATTGGGGGCCTTTCCTCCATCGGTGATGATTCCGTGGATGCGTGCCGTGCTCTTGATGTGCTGGCGTAGTGAGTTTATCCCGGCAAAGGACAGGAGCATCGCTTCAAGGGCGTTAATGCCCCTTTCAGGATAGGCGGCAGCGTGGGCCGCCTTTCCGAAGAACTCGATGTCCAGGTTCTGGCAGGCAAGGGCGTAGGTTGTGGCGTTATTGACCACGCTCGGGTGCACCATCATGGCTGCGTCCAGGTCGGCAAAAGCCCCTCTTCCGGTCATGATTACCTTGCCGCCGAAAAGTTCCTCGGCAGGGGTGCCAATCACGACAATACGACCGGTCAACTCGTGGGCGACGGACCGGATGGCTACTGCCGCACCGACTGCGCTGGTGCAGATAATGTTGTGACCGCAGGCGTGTCCCACTCCGGGCAGGGCGTCATATTCAGCGAGCAGGGCAATAACCGGCTTCCCTTCGCCGTAGCTGGCACGGAAAGCGGTCGGTAGCTCACAGATACCCCTTTCGATGGAGAAGCCGTTCTGCTCCAGGTATTCGGTCAGCCAGGCGGCTGCCAGAGTCTCACCGAAGCCAAGCTCGGGATTGTCATGGATTCTCAGAGCAAGCTCTCTGAGTGGGGTGCGGCGAGTGTCTATCTCGTCGATGACGGCGCTCTTCAATCGCTCTATGTCCAAACTACGCCTCGTCTTCGGAGTGGTGATTGCGCTTCATGGAAGCTGGAGTAAACGCACTGGATAGGAGTCATTGGGGCAGGAATTACTGTCCTTATTATATCTCAGGGTAGCGGGGATTACTAGGTACTGTACTCGCCCGTTACATTGGTGGCACTCCAGTACAGCCGATGCCGGTTGCCACCGGAGAGAACCTGTGCGGTCAGTCATGGTACCGGCTGCCTGCACAAGAAGATAGCTTTTCCTCCCTGCAGGGGTGCCCCGTCCGGGAGCAGTTTGGCGTTATGCCAGTCTCTGTTGCACCGTCTGAGTGGTATTCAGAGCGGGTGGTTTTGTATGGTTTCTCTTGCATCTTTAGCGGGGTTATGGTATACTCTGGTCACTACTTAAGTGGGCCTGAGTCCCACTTTTTTTCTTGAATGAGAAGTTGAAAAATGGAGGCCTGACCTGAAATGAAGAGCGAGTTTCTGCTCGCTATCACGCAGCTCTCTGCAGAGAAAAACCTGAGCAAGGAAGTGGTCATCTCTGCGGTGGAGTCAGCGCTGGAGTCGGCATACCGGAAGGACCACTTTGCTGCTAACCAGAATATAGAAGTGAAGATTAACCCGGACACGGGCAAGGTTGAGGTATGGGCTGAAAAGGTGGTTGTAGAGCAACCTGATGATGAACGGAAGGAAATATCCCTGAATAAAGCCCGCCTGATTAATCCTGACGTGCAACTGGAAGAGACGGTAATGGTGGAGGCTACCCCACACAATGCCGGGCGCATCGCTGCCCAGACGGCCAAGCAGGTTATACTCCAGCGACTTCACGAAGCCGAGCATAGTGCCATCTTCGAGGAATACGCGGACAAAGAAGGGGACATTATCAGCGGTGTGGTGCAGCGTATCGAGCCCAGACAGGTCCTGATAGAGCTTGGTCGGACCGAGGCGGTGCTCCCTCCGGCGGAACAGATGCCCAGCGAGCGGTATCGGGTAGGCCAGAGGCTGAGGGTGCTTCTTCTTGAGGTAGTGCAAACCAATAAGGGGCCCCGGGTAATAGTATCACGTTCCCATCCTGACCTCGTGAAGCGCCTCTTCGAAATGGAAGTGCCCGAGGTTTTCAGCGGAGCGGTGGAGATTAAGTCGATAGCCCGGGAGGCATCACACCGGACGAAGGTAGCTGTGGCCGCCCGACAGGAGGGTATCGACCCGGTAGGATGCTGTGTTGGATTGCGTGGCATCAGGATACAGAATATCGTCAATGAACTGAGCGGTGAGAAGATAGACGTTGTGCTGTGGAATTCGGATACTGCCGCCTTCATCGCCAGCGCACTGAGTCCTGCTCAGATAGTCAACGTGGAGCTGAACAAGGCAGAGGGTGTGGCTACGGTGATTGTCCCTGACAGGCAGCTTTCGCTGGCCATCGGGAGAGAAGGGCAGAACGCCAGGTTAACAGCGAAGTTATCCGGCTGGCGAGTTGATATCAAGCCTGTTTCCGTATATGAGGAAGAGAAAGCAGAGGCAGAGCGAGCGAGGGCCGAACTCCAAGCGGTTGCGGAGGAGACAGGTGAAGTCGAAGCTGAACCTGTAGAGGAACCGGCAGCCGAGTTGCTTGTTAAGGCTGAAGAAGAGGTCACCGTCGAGGCGGCAGTGCCGGTGGCGGAAGTGCCGGTGGCGGAGGTGCCGGTTGAGCTTGAGACTCTGGAACCAGAGATAGCGGAGGAAGAAGAGCCGGAACCGGAGCCGGTGAAGGTTGAAGAGGTTGAGGTGGTCGTGCCCTTTGTAGTGCCGGTAACCGCAGGGACGTCCGAGATACGGTTTGCCGAGGATATTATGCCGGACCGTGGTTTCAGGAGGAAAAAGGAGAAAAAGAAAAAGACGGCCCGGACCAAAGTCCAGGAGAGTGAAGAGCAGAGGATGAAAGGGGTACGCCGGCTGGCAGTTACCGAAGTCCCTGTGGATGATGAGGAAGAGGCCTGAACACAGCCAGAAGGTCACCAAGCATGTGCCGCAGCGGACGTGTGTGGCCTGCCGTCAGGTAAGAACCAAGCGGGAACTGATTCGGCTGGTGCGGGTCGATGACGGTAGAGTGGAGGTAGATACCAGCGGCAGGAAAGCGGGGCGCGGGGCCTACCTGTGCAACACACCGGAGTGCTGGGAGGTTGGATTGAAGCGCGGCCGACTGGAGCATGTATTACGGATTGCTCTTTCCCGGGACAACCGGGAGGAGCTAGCGGAGCAAGGGAAAGCTATCATGCGGGGAGATAAATAGTGGTAGGTTCGAGTAAACAGAACGATGCCCCGAGGCCAGTGGCGGAGAGAGACAACACTGCTGCTACGCCGGTAAAGGCTCAACAGATTAAGATTCCATCTGCAATAACTGTTAAGCAGCTAGCGGAGCTCTTACAGGTCAGCCCCGTGGACACGATAAAGCGGTTGATGAGGCGCGGTGTCATGGCCAATGTCAACCAGGTATTGGAATTCAGCGTGGCTGCTACCGTGGCGACGGACTACGGCTACGAGGTGCGGAAGGAACCCCTGGCAACTCGGAAGGCGGGTCGTGTTACCGAAGTCCGGCGAAGGCGACAGCTTCAGACCACCGAGGAAGCAGGTGGACTGAAGCCACGTGCGCCGGTGGTAACGATAATGGGGCACGTCAACCACGGCAAGACCAGGCTCCTTGACACCATCCGGCAGACAAATGTCATGGACCATGAAGCCGGTGGAATCACCCAGCATATCGGTGCCTACCAGGTAGAGGTCAACGGGCAGAGGATTACATTCCTGGATACTCCGGGCCATGAGGCATTCACTGCGATGCGGGCCCGTGGAGCCCAGGTGACCGACATTACGATACTGGTGGTTGCTGCAGATGATGGTGTAATGCCGCAGACGCTGGAGGCGATAGACCACGCTCGTGCTGCCGGTGTACCGATTGTGGTTGCCATCAACAAGATTGATAGACCGGAGGCAAATCCGGACCTGGTGAAGCAGCAACTCGCGGATGCCGGCCTGCTTATCGAGGAGTGGGGTGGCGATACTGTTTGCGTACAGATTTCAGCCAGGGAGAAGCTCGGTATCGATGAGCTACTGTCGAACCTGATGGTTGTTGCCGAGATGGAAGAGCTCAAGGCAGACCCTTCCCGTTCTGCAGAGGGCGTGGTTATTGAGGCGGAGATGGACAAGTTCCGAGGACCTATGGGTACGGTGCTGGTCCATTCCGGCACTTTGAGGCTGGGTGACACGGTCGTGGTTGGTGATGCGTGGGGCAGAGTGAAGGCGATGTTCAATGACGCCGGTAAGCGGGTTAAGAGAGCCGGTCCCTCCACTCCGGTAGAGGTGCTCGGTCTGAATGGTGTCCCGCAGGTCGGTGATGTATTGACAGTCACTGCTGATGAGCGTCAGGCACAATCTTTAATAGAGAAGAACAAGGCGGAAAGGGAACGAGAGGGGGCTGCACCGAGGGCGGTGAATCTGAGCAATGTCTACGAGCAGTTGAGTACCGGCCGGGTAAAGGAACTCAATATCGTAATGAAGGCCGATGTCCAGGGTAGCATCGAGCCGATAAGGACCTCTCTGGAGCAGATTGCCGAAGAAGAAGTCAAGGTCAGGGTCATTCACAGCGGTCCCGGTAATGTTACCGAGAGTGATGTGATGCTTGCCATCGCATCCAAGGCGGTGATTATAGGTTTCAACACCGGGTCGGAGATTGGTGCGCGGCGGCTGGCCGAGCTGGAAGGCGTGAGTATCCGCTATTATGATGTTATTTATAACCTCGTGGACGATATCGCTAAAGCTCTCAAGGGGATGCTGGAGCCTACGTACGTTGAAGTGATTGAGGGCCATGCCGAGGTGCGAGCTATCTTCTCGCTTAGCCGGCGCGAAAAGGTGGCTGGTGTCTACGTAACCGAAGGCAGGATGGTCCGTGGAGCTTCGATCAGGGTGCTTCGCAATGGACAGGTGGTGCATGAGTCTGTCGTCAGCAGCCTGCGACGCTTCAAGGAGGATGCGCGAGAGGTGGCCAGCGGCTATGAGTGCGGAGTGGGCGCCAGAGGTTTTACTGACTTTGAGGTGGGCGACATCCTGGAGGTATTCAGGACAGAGGAGGCTGGCTGAGGAGGAGATCGTGGGATATCATATCGAGCGGGTAAACAGTCTTATCCGCCAGGAAATGAGTGAGATGCTTCAACGCCAAGTCAAAGACCCACGACTTGGCAATTTCATTTCGATTACGGCAGTCAGCACTTCTTCGGATATGAAGCACGCCAAGGTATACGTCAGTTGTGTACAGGGTGAAGAAGACAGGCAGGAAATACTTGGCGTGCTGGCTTCCGCAGCAGGATTCTTTCGCCGGGAAATGGCGGTAAATCTGAGGTTGAGGCGGGTCCCGGAGCTTACTTTCCAGTGGGATGATTCCATTGAACGTGGGGACCAGGTGCTTCGGCTTATTGACCAGGTGACTCCGGGAGAAGACCGCACAGGTACCGAGTCTCCCCTTCAGGACTAAGGCCGCTATCATGACCGTGTAGAGAAGGGAGCCACGTTCCCAGGTGGCTGCGCGCGATGGTTTATGGACGGCATACTGAATGTCAACAAGCCCCGGGGCAAGACCTCTTTCGGGGTTGTGGCGCTGATAAGGCGTCTTAGCGGTGAGCGGCGTGTCGGACACGCCGGTACGCTTGACCCGGAGGCCACCGGTGTCCTTCCCATCTGCCTCGGCCAGGCAACGCGGGTTGTCGAGTTCCTGGTAGACGCCACCAAGACCTACCGCGCGGAAATCGAGCTGGGTATCGCCACCGATACCTACGATTCCACCGGCACGATTGTCCAGAGGGGGGATATCTCGGGGATTGGGCGGGAGCAGGTGGAGGCGGTGCTTGATTCCTTCCGCGGGCAGATTCTGCAGACCCCTCCGATGTACAGCGCAGTGAAGCATCAGGGCAGACCGCTTTACCAGCTGGCGCGGGCCGGTATCACCATCGAGCGGCAGCAGCGCCAGGTAGAGGTTTATCGCCTTGAAGTAACGGCGTGGCAGCCACCGGTGGTTACAGTGGAGGTAGTCTGCTCCAAAGGTACTTACATTCGCTCTATGGCCCACGATATCGGGCAGGTCCTGGGTTGCGGTGCTAACGTGAGGAATCTCATTCGTCTGAGGTGCGGCATCTTCGGGATAGAGGAAGCCGTCTCTGTGCCGGAGCTTGAGGATGCCTTCCGTGACGGATACTGGCAGCAGTTTGTACGTCCCATGGATTCTGTGCTCACGGACTGGCGGGCGGAGACTGTCAGTGAAGAAACGGCACAGGTCATCAGGAACGGACGCCCTGTGGAACTGGAGAGTAATCCGGGCGGTGACCCGGAGGTCCCAACCGATTCGGTATCGGATACTCGCTGCCGAGTGTACACTCCGGATGGCCGCCTCCTCAGCCTGATGAGGTTCGATACAGCTACCCGGCAGTGGCTGCCTGTGAAGGTATTCCAGTAGTGAGAGTCCGGTTTTTCGCTCTGGAATGGTGCCTGCCGACAGCGTGGTGTGGCTGTTCTCGTTCAGGTAGAAGGGTGAAATAATCATTCCATTGTCTTCATCAATTCGACCTGCGGCCACTGAGAATATCGAATTAGCCTGTGCTACGAGGCCGGGACAGAACAAGGATTGCGGATCTGAGAGGCGGGCGACGCGTGAAGCAAGCGAACGCTCCGAACACAGACTACAAGGCCCTCGTCCGACAAG encodes:
- the rbfA gene encoding 30S ribosome-binding factor RbfA, with the protein product MGYHIERVNSLIRQEMSEMLQRQVKDPRLGNFISITAVSTSSDMKHAKVYVSCVQGEEDRQEILGVLASAAGFFRREMAVNLRLRRVPELTFQWDDSIERGDQVLRLIDQVTPGEDRTGTESPLQD
- the truB gene encoding tRNA pseudouridine(55) synthase TruB — translated: MDGILNVNKPRGKTSFGVVALIRRLSGERRVGHAGTLDPEATGVLPICLGQATRVVEFLVDATKTYRAEIELGIATDTYDSTGTIVQRGDISGIGREQVEAVLDSFRGQILQTPPMYSAVKHQGRPLYQLARAGITIERQQRQVEVYRLEVTAWQPPVVTVEVVCSKGTYIRSMAHDIGQVLGCGANVRNLIRLRCGIFGIEEAVSVPELEDAFRDGYWQQFVRPMDSVLTDWRAETVSEETAQVIRNGRPVELESNPGGDPEVPTDSVSDTRCRVYTPDGRLLSLMRFDTATRQWLPVKVFQ